GAACGTTTGGTCATTGGGATGCGAAGATCGACGGCAGCCGCTGCTGTTACGACAAATTTGacgacaggtttcaaacaaaaaaCGCAAGACCGGTAGGTTTTCGGTTGATGGTGTGGGTGGAGTGAAAAAAGCCTTGGTTTTTGACACGAGGATAGCAAGTTTCCCCGCTTGTTTATTAAAATGGTAAAACCATCGGTGGAGAATGAACCCTTAAGGAGATAATAAAATTGGataatttttttcaattttttttcacatagtatctttatttttagtttatatattttattttctaaaaaataaaattagtctTTATCCTATTAATTGTCGTTCATTATGAGACCCTATTGCCTTacccatcatcatcatccttgTCTAAGGAACAAGAGCGGTATGGGTGGCTCCGAAGATGAGAAAGTTATCATTTAATCAAATGATTAAATGTTGGTATGTTGGGGTGGGAACCCGGGGACGATGATTGATGTGCCATCAATGTTAGATTGGGCGGGAGGTTAGTCTAAAATCGAGAGGTCGGTGTGTCAAATCTTATACTAATGAACATTAAATATCTGGACCCAAGCGTTGGGAGATTGCATATGGGTGATTAGCTTCTTCGATGTAGGAGGACGAAGGCACCAACTGTGCAAAAACCAAAAATAATCTCGTTTTTAGAATATAATAGATgctttgtgaaaaaaaaactgaaaaatatatttttgtgttTTTAGAAGAAATTGCTTTGCCTAATAAAATTTGTGTATCGAGAGTATGCGTGATAGGTGGCGAGTTTATTTCATATGACTGGTTTAAGAGAATAACGTAAATGAAGGGCTGTAGACCCATGTTTTTATGGTGGTCTGCACGATATGATCGTCCCGATTATAAAGCATCCGCTTCACTATATCTGAGGCGTTAAGATCCTCTCTGATGGAAAGAGAGATCGTGAAGATATGCGAGCCAAGCAATGTTGTGGCCATCACCGTCGTCCCTTTGCCTCGCATGCGTACTCACTCCTGGGAACAGAAGGGACACATCCTGTAAGGGTGGGGCCTTTCCGTGGGGGGTGCCAGCCAGCCAGCCAACAGTGAAGTCAAAGGATTGGCACTAAGTTGTTAGAAGAAAACAAGTTGTTACGTCCATCACAATAACAGAACAATAAAGAGCACCATCTAACTCAATTATGAACCTCCTTGTTGGATTTTTGACGTGGCTTTCGTCTACAATTATTATAATGGGTTCACATTCACAATCACCTTCTCATGTGATGCTTCAAGGTGGGTGGCCACACCAAGCACCTGCTTGTCGACGACAACTCACGAGTCACAATGCTGTCATGCCCCCACACGCACATTCTCCGGCCAAATGTTATGTCTCGGTCTGTACCGTATTGCAAATGGAACGTCGCGTGGTAtataattaaaaacaaaaatattaatttttaattaaaaaataaaaaactggaTGTATTTTTGATCAAATTATAATTCATAattactttttaatattttgattggtTTAAAACAAAATTCAAACCGCTCATATTCGGTTTGATTCgacttcaaatcgtcaaatcgctAAGTCAATTTTGAATCGAGGAACCATCAAATCGACGAACATTGGTCAGTCATTTCTTAATGCTTAGGCCACTAAACCTGctaatattttgataaataataaagaaATAATAACATGTAAAAGAAAGCATTTGGATGTGATATTTTTGGGCATTAAATTTACGActccaattttttatttttcagattgatattttatttgattgtaaTTGTACGGATattgctaaaataaaaaaaaaggattctTGGAATGTTCTAGATTTATATATTAACATAAAATCTTGCAGAGACAAACTTCATTTAAATCATATCTTTGccgtttaattatttattttacagatacctatatatatatatatatatatatatattataattttgttCGTGTGCAGGGCACAGCCACATGGAACCCTACATACGAATACGCCAGAATTCGTACTCTCTTATTTATACGTGTCTATCCTCACCGTTCGAGTATAATTACGGTAACGTTTGAACAGGATTAGAAATCGTTCCGTCGCCGTGTCTCCCTCCGCCCACCCACCCAAAGCACACCGAAAAAGCTCTCAGATCTGGTTCTCCTCCACCATCACTCCCGACTATCCCGCTCCCTATCTCCCTCCTCTTTCTCTGTAACAGCAAAAACCCATTTGGATCCGTTCTGCTTTTGGAGATCTCTGTTAGGGCTTGGTTGGGGTGGATTGGCGCCGTCCGATCTCAGATCTCCGGTGAGTGCTCCCGTGACTTGAACGCCTCCACTTGTGGGTCGATTCGGTTTTGTGGTGCGGAAGCGGATATTCTGCTGGGAGCCCGTCGACAAATGCTTGATTTCTTTCGAGGGTCTTTCTGGTTCTCTTTATTGCTTTCCTGCCTCGGTGTTCTGTGTTCTGGGTTTTATTTTGCTCCTTACCGTGTTTTGGATCTCCCTTAGATCTTCTTCGCGGTTGGTGTTTTTGATCCTTTTACCAATTTGAGAACTCAACAGATCTTTCCATATAAAAATTGCCTTGTTCGCTTTTCCATACTTGTCCCGTCGGTGATTTAAGTTCCGGGGAGCTCGGATTCGGGGATCGCTCCCTCTCCGATGCCAATCCCGTTTGCGTGATGTTTTGGATCTCTTACGAACATACCCGAGAATCTTGCCTTGTGCTTGATCTAGAAAATTGTCTCACATTCTGTCCCTTTCTTCGTATCGCCGCTCGCAAACTGTTCGGGAGATCTCGTTAATTCACATGAAGAGCATAAGAATTTCGATtacctattttctttttttatactcGACagaactttttttttatgatgaacaaCTTAAAATGTTCGATCCGTGCAGGTTTTTCTTTCATCATGATTGAATATTTAAATAcagtattatcgatattttgtcaTTTCACTTCAGCTTTTTATTGTTTGGCAGGAAGGAAATGTTCGAGTTGTAGATCACTAAATTCTGAAGGCACTGCACTGCTCGTAGCTTTTTTTTGTGGCGTTTAAATATGATTGATTATGTGGATTGAATGTTGCGGTGATAAGATCTTTTGAGAGTTCCACTAGAACGTCCTCTGCTAGATCTCCATTTCCAAAATGATGAGGGGGAGAGATGGAGGCCAGAAGAAACATTTGGTCCCATCATTGTGTCTCATTGTTCTCTTTCTAGGTTTTATAGTTCTATACTATGGTTCTTTCTTTGGTCCTCGGGGGCAGCATGCAAACTCTGCTTTAGAGTATGGTAGTAGAATCTCAAGATCAATTGGTTGGTCTAATGGTGATAATGGAGAGGTAGGCAAATCAGAAGAGTCCATTTTCGGTCAGGAGGATGGAGAGGACGGTCTCATACCCAAAAGCTTTCCTGTGAGTGCATTTCGAATCACTATTTCTCTTCCAGCTTATCAATGAATATACGAGCTTCTAGTTGATTTGTTCTGCTTTCCTGAAGGTCTGCGATGATCGACATTCGGAGCTCATTCCCTGCCTAGACAGAAATCTTATTTACCAGACAAGACTGAAGCTGGATTTGTCTTTAATGGAGCATTATGAGAGACACTGCCCACAGCCTGAGAGGCGGTACAATTGCTTGATTCCCCCGCCAGCTGGCTACAAGGTTGACAAAGAATTATTGCTAAGGAGGCTCTTAAACATGTATCTTATTGTATTTTCTTAAGCTTCTGACTACTGTTTTGACATACCATCATGCTGCAGGTTCCGATAAAGTGGCCAAAAAGCCGAGATGAAGTTTGGCAAGTAAATATTCCTCACACACACCTTGCACATGAAAAGTCTGATCAGAACTGGATGGTTGTTAAAGGGGACAAGATTGTTTTTCCTGGAGGTGGCACCCATTTCCATTATGGAGCTGATAAATATATTGCACATCTTGCAAATGTAAGTCTGCTTTAAATATGCCGAGAAAAACAAATATGTTATCGATAGATTTAGTTGGCACCTTCATAAAATGGCCAAAGATTTCTGAAattatctctttctttttctaatGCACCACTATTTTTGTGCTTTCCTATTATATTTAGTTTGTTGCTTTCAGTAGTTTTGCTTTAATTCAGAAAACTCATCCTTCATTTGAATCAACAGATGCTTAACTTCACGAATAACAATCTAAACAATGAGGGAAGGATCCGGACTGTTTTTGATGTTGGTTGCGGAGTTGCTAGCTTTGGAGGATATCTTTTATCATCTGATATCATAGCAATGTCTTTAGCACCTAATGATGTTCATCAAAATCAGATTCAGTTTGCTCTAGAGAGGGGAATTCCTGCTTACCTTGGTGTTTTAGGAACAAAGAGGCTCCCTTACCCAAGCAGATCTTTTGAATTTGCTCATTGTTCCCGATGTCGAATTGATTGGCTTCAAAGAGATGGGATCCTTCTCCTAGAGTTGGATAGGTTGCTCAGACCCGGAGGCTATTTCGCTTATTCATCCCCTGAAGCATATGCACAAGATGAAGAGGATctcaagatatggaaggagatgagTGCACTAGTTGAGCGGATGTGTTGGAAGATAGCTGCCAAGAAGAACCAAACTGTGATATGGGTCAAACCTTTGACAAATGATTGTTATTTGAATAGAGAGCCAGGAACTCGGCCACCTCTGTGCAGATCTGACAATGATCCAGATGCAGTTTGGGGTGTCCCGATGGAGGCTTGTATTACTCCTTACTCTGAACGTGAGTGCTCTCACTTATtgggattatttcatttttttatcttcAACATGTTTGGAATTTTTTTTAAAGCTTTCTGTGCTTCATATTAATATAGGTTCTTTTTAGGTGTTTGTTTCTGCTGGACATGCATATAACATGTGCTTCATATTATATGCATGTTGTTCTTTGGTGGCTCTAGCTGATCAAAGTATTCTGCAGGACACTTCTTATCCTACAAACTTGAAAATgctgatttaaaaataataagaaacaaTGCTTTTGACACCTGGTGTAGAGGATTCAAGTGATCGCATAATGAGATACCAAGCATGGCATGTTCCCTTGGGCCAAAGTTTTAGAAGATATCACTTACTCAGACGGCTTTAGTTCCTTTCTTCTAGAAATGGTTTTAGTTCTTAGACAGATTTGGATAATTGAGGCTTCTGCCTTACGAATTATCTAAGATATGATATGATTTACTCTATACTGTCTGTGAATTTACAATGTGTTACGTTTTTCTCGATTCTAAAACTACTTATAGTGGTGCCCAACAAATTGGTGTGGAAGAGCTGGGAGCTGTAATTGAAAATCTTATTTCTTTTTGCATAATGGATTTAGTATTTGGCATATCGTGGTGCACTTTCAGGATATTGTTAATAATTTACCAAGCGTTTGTAGTGATCATGCTCGCTTTCTGTTCTGTACACTCTTTTAGAATGTTTGAAGTTCATGGAAATCACAAGCCTCATCAAGAATGCAGTATAACATCTACTTGCCACTTTAGACAGTTAATAAGCCAACCTTCTGCTAGTAATAGTATTGCATGGTGCTGTCTCGATGATTAACCAGAATCATACTGAATCAATGAGGCCTTATTATATTGGAAAAGCAATATTGATTTTCTTGAATTTAGATGGTTTAAATCTTCACAGAGACCAGTCGGTTAGCATATACTGAGGGAACAACTTATTAGGAAGTCTATATTATATGGTGGATATCGATACTATTGTGTTTGGCTAGGTTTATCTCTAGTCATATCTCTAAACCTTTGGGCAAAAGCATATGTCGATGCCATCTTTTATCAATGCCAAAGAATATCAAGTGTGGATTTTCTTGAAGTATATTTATGACACAATATTGTCACCACATTGAGCTTGAACAATTTCATGGTGCTTGGTTTGATTTGCCGTGTTTCTTTTTTGAACAAggttgttggttttgtaatttgtCAACTTTTGGATGTAAACATCCTAGCATTATGAACTGCCCAATCCATCTAATCATTAGTTTGTGTACTGGTAGAGGATTTACCATGAATGGTAAAAGTACAACACACAACTATGTCTCTCACCTTATATGTCATGACCAATCTTGATAGACTAGCTGACTCAATAAGTTGGATACAGCAGGCGTTAAACCCCATGGTTGGATAATGCTAGAATCCAGGATATCTATTGTTTTATCCATCTTGCCCTATGCAGATTGATGTTACATTGTCAGTGCAATGAGAAGTActtaattatatttcaaaatgtgTAATGTAGAAAATGAATTCAGAATCCAAAATTAGAGTTTCACCTATTAGAAGCCCTAAAATTTATAGTACGGAATGGTGAATGCATAAGAAAGCTGATGCTGTCTTCACCCTTGATCTAACAATTAATTACTTGCTATCCAATAAACATTGGTAGAATAGTTGTACTTGCTGTGGGCATAAATTTCTCTATTGTCATCACTGTTTATTCTTTTTAATGAGATAATGTGTTTAGTATAGCATAGGCAAGATTCTGTGTTGTAGCTATTATTACATAGTCCTGTTACTTTGAAAGTTCCTAATCATTTAGTGATGAGAGTTTTTTCACTTCTGCAGAGAATCAAAGAGACAGGGGTAGTGGGTTGGCTCCTTGGCCGTCTCGCTTAACTACCCCTCCTCCACGCCTTGCTGATTTTGGTATTTCAACGGACATGTTTGAAAAGGACATGGTAAATAATACTGTACATTATCTCACTTGCCATTCTTAATGGTTGTAATTTGATATGATTCTTGTGCAATTTCAATCATTAAATATAGGCATGTAAATGATCCTTTTAGCAATATATTTGTTTTATGATAATACATACAACGCACAGGAAATTTG
The window above is part of the Musa acuminata AAA Group cultivar baxijiao chromosome BXJ1-1, Cavendish_Baxijiao_AAA, whole genome shotgun sequence genome. Proteins encoded here:
- the LOC135672708 gene encoding probable methyltransferase PMT3; this encodes MMRGRDGGQKKHLVPSLCLIVLFLGFIVLYYGSFFGPRGQHANSALEYGSRISRSIGWSNGDNGEVGKSEESIFGQEDGEDGLIPKSFPVCDDRHSELIPCLDRNLIYQTRLKLDLSLMEHYERHCPQPERRYNCLIPPPAGYKVPIKWPKSRDEVWQVNIPHTHLAHEKSDQNWMVVKGDKIVFPGGGTHFHYGADKYIAHLANMLNFTNNNLNNEGRIRTVFDVGCGVASFGGYLLSSDIIAMSLAPNDVHQNQIQFALERGIPAYLGVLGTKRLPYPSRSFEFAHCSRCRIDWLQRDGILLLELDRLLRPGGYFAYSSPEAYAQDEEDLKIWKEMSALVERMCWKIAAKKNQTVIWVKPLTNDCYLNREPGTRPPLCRSDNDPDAVWGVPMEACITPYSEQNQRDRGSGLAPWPSRLTTPPPRLADFGISTDMFEKDMEIWRQRVENYWSLLNAKIRPNTLRNLMDMKANMGSFAAALKDEPVWVMNVVPEDGPNLLKIINDRGLMGTVHDWCEAFSTYPRTFDLLHAWTVFSDIEKKGCSVEDLLIEMDRILRPTGFIIVRDRKPVVEYIKKHLTALHWESVATVDAEPNSDSEDGESIFVIQKKMWLVDESAKDVA